One Thauera sp. K11 DNA window includes the following coding sequences:
- a CDS encoding DUF4126 domain-containing protein: MDFIYAWSSKLDSLSPLLDWSGIPLDLASLAALAAGLGWASGLRLYALVFVLGALGRFGGVHLPGDLAVLTHPLVLGLSGLMLSVEFFADKLPWLDSLWDAVHTFIRIPAGAALAAAVMGDMGGAAQVAAALAGGTLAAGTHFAKAGARMAINASPEPVTNVSASLGEDALFAGGLWMLLHQPLWFLGALAAFLLLALAVIVLMWRFIGRLFRPRTRSGAT; encoded by the coding sequence ATGGACTTCATCTACGCCTGGAGCAGCAAACTCGATTCCCTGAGTCCGCTGCTCGACTGGAGCGGCATCCCGCTCGATCTCGCCTCGCTGGCGGCGCTCGCGGCGGGGCTGGGATGGGCGAGCGGGCTGCGGCTGTATGCGCTGGTGTTCGTGCTCGGCGCGCTGGGACGCTTCGGCGGCGTGCATCTGCCGGGCGACCTCGCGGTGCTCACGCATCCGCTGGTGCTGGGACTGTCGGGGCTGATGCTGTCCGTCGAGTTCTTCGCCGACAAGCTGCCCTGGCTGGATTCGCTGTGGGACGCGGTGCATACCTTCATCCGCATCCCGGCGGGCGCCGCGCTCGCCGCCGCGGTGATGGGCGACATGGGCGGCGCGGCGCAGGTGGCCGCGGCGCTGGCCGGCGGCACGCTGGCGGCGGGCACGCACTTCGCCAAGGCGGGCGCGCGCATGGCGATCAACGCCTCGCCCGAGCCGGTGACCAACGTCTCCGCCTCGCTCGGCGAGGACGCGCTGTTCGCCGGCGGGCTGTGGATGCTGCTGCACCAGCCGCTGTGGTTCCTCGGGGCACTGGCGGCCTTCCTGCTGCTGGCCCTGGCGGTGATCGTGCTGATGTGGCGCTTCATCGGACGACTGTTCCGGCCGCGGACGCGGTCCGGAGCGACATGA
- a CDS encoding VOC family protein → MLVKKIHHIAYRCKDALETARWYEKHLDMKLVLSIAEDAVPSTGEPDPYMHIFLDAGAGNVLAFFELPTKPPMDRDRNTPAWTQHLALQVESMDTLLAAKEKLEAGGVEVVGPTDHALFQSIYFFDPNGHRLELAANTVRPGMQAALDKVKWPMLEEWSQTRKAPKHAAWMHDGSYREMFR, encoded by the coding sequence ATGCTGGTCAAGAAAATCCACCACATCGCCTACCGCTGCAAGGACGCGCTGGAAACCGCGCGCTGGTACGAAAAGCACCTGGACATGAAGCTGGTGCTGTCCATCGCCGAGGACGCCGTGCCCTCCACCGGCGAACCCGACCCCTACATGCACATCTTTCTCGACGCAGGCGCCGGCAACGTACTCGCCTTCTTCGAGCTGCCCACCAAGCCGCCGATGGACCGCGACCGCAACACGCCGGCCTGGACCCAGCATCTGGCGCTTCAGGTCGAGTCCATGGACACGCTGCTGGCGGCCAAGGAGAAGCTGGAAGCCGGGGGCGTGGAGGTGGTCGGCCCCACCGACCACGCGCTGTTCCAGTCGATCTATTTCTTCGACCCCAACGGCCATCGCCTGGAACTGGCCGCCAACACCGTGCGCCCGGGCATGCAGGCGGCGCTCGACAAGGTCAAGTGGCCGATGCTGGAAGAGTGGTCGCAGACCAGAAAGGCGCCCAAGCACGCGGCCTGGATGCACGACGGCAGCTACCGGGAAATGTTCCGCTGA
- a CDS encoding acetyl/propionyl/methylcrotonyl-CoA carboxylase subunit alpha — translation MFDKILIANRGEIACRVIKTARRMGIRTVAVYSDADADARHVRLADEAVLIGPAAARESYLVVDKIIAAAKATGAQAIHPGYGFLSENEDFCDACEREGIVFIGPPVSAIRAMGSKSEAKKLMEAAGVPLTPGYHGDDQTPAFLHRQADAIGYPVLIKAAAGGGGKGMRLVERSEDFIDLLASCKREAVSSFGNDHVLVEKYITRPRHIEIQVFGDTHGNVVYLFERDCSVQRRHQKVLEEAPAPGMTAGRRAAMGKAAVEAAKAVGYVGAGTVEFIANQDGSFYFMEMNTRLQVEHPVTEMITGLDLVEWQLRVASGERLPLAQEQLQIRGHALEARIYAEDPAKGFLPSTGRLVHLAPPAENLHVRVDTGVEEGDGISPHYDPMIAKLIVWDIDRDRALARMLQALADYRVVGVANNIEFLSRLTACPAFAAADLDTGLIERERDYLFPEDEAVPGDVWLVAALAELVREGRRAEEAARSHRDPLSPWHARDGWRLNATARRELVFRLGEAQQAVGVDYLPGRYRLTVGARSVQARGELNPRGLLRVELDGLRMDATVIVGAEKRYVFLQGRAWPLTRVDPLLHTGEGAGAEGGLLAPMPGKVIALVAAEGAAVEKGAPLLILEAMKMEHTITAPAAGTVKSFRFGVGDQVGDGAELVEFEAKA, via the coding sequence ATGTTTGACAAGATCCTGATCGCGAACCGCGGTGAAATCGCCTGCCGCGTCATCAAGACCGCCCGCCGCATGGGCATCAGGACCGTGGCGGTGTATTCCGACGCCGACGCCGACGCCCGCCACGTGCGCCTTGCCGACGAGGCGGTGCTGATCGGCCCGGCGGCGGCGCGCGAAAGCTACCTGGTGGTCGACAAGATCATCGCCGCGGCCAAGGCCACCGGCGCGCAGGCCATCCACCCCGGCTACGGCTTCTTGTCCGAGAACGAGGACTTCTGCGACGCCTGCGAGCGCGAAGGCATCGTCTTCATCGGCCCGCCGGTGTCGGCGATCCGCGCCATGGGCTCGAAGTCCGAGGCGAAGAAGCTGATGGAGGCGGCCGGCGTGCCGCTGACCCCCGGCTACCACGGCGACGACCAGACGCCCGCCTTCCTGCACCGGCAGGCCGACGCCATCGGCTACCCGGTGCTGATCAAGGCCGCGGCCGGCGGCGGCGGCAAGGGCATGCGCCTGGTGGAGCGGTCCGAGGACTTCATCGACCTGCTCGCCTCCTGCAAGCGCGAGGCGGTCTCCAGCTTCGGCAACGATCACGTGCTGGTGGAGAAATACATCACCCGCCCGCGCCACATCGAGATCCAGGTATTCGGCGACACCCACGGCAACGTGGTGTACCTGTTCGAGCGCGACTGCTCGGTGCAGCGCCGCCACCAGAAGGTGCTGGAAGAGGCGCCCGCGCCCGGCATGACGGCCGGGCGCCGCGCGGCGATGGGCAAGGCGGCGGTCGAGGCGGCGAAGGCGGTGGGCTACGTCGGCGCCGGCACGGTGGAGTTCATCGCCAACCAGGACGGCTCGTTCTACTTCATGGAGATGAACACCCGCCTGCAGGTCGAGCACCCCGTCACCGAGATGATCACCGGCCTGGATCTCGTCGAGTGGCAGTTGCGCGTGGCGTCCGGCGAAAGGCTGCCGCTCGCGCAGGAGCAGTTGCAGATCCGCGGCCACGCGCTGGAAGCGCGCATCTATGCCGAAGATCCGGCGAAGGGCTTCCTGCCGTCGACGGGCCGCCTGGTCCACCTCGCGCCGCCGGCCGAGAACCTGCACGTGCGCGTCGACACCGGCGTGGAAGAAGGCGACGGGATCAGCCCGCACTACGACCCGATGATCGCCAAGCTCATCGTCTGGGACATCGACCGCGACCGCGCGCTCGCCCGCATGCTGCAGGCGCTGGCCGACTACCGCGTGGTCGGCGTGGCCAACAACATCGAGTTCCTGTCGCGCCTGACCGCCTGCCCGGCGTTCGCCGCCGCCGACCTCGACACCGGCCTGATCGAACGCGAAAGGGACTACCTCTTCCCCGAGGACGAGGCGGTGCCCGGCGACGTGTGGCTGGTCGCCGCGCTCGCCGAACTGGTGCGCGAAGGCCGGCGCGCGGAAGAGGCTGCGCGCAGCCATCGCGATCCGCTGTCGCCCTGGCATGCGCGCGACGGCTGGCGCCTGAACGCGACCGCGCGGCGCGAACTGGTGTTCCGCCTCGGCGAGGCGCAGCAGGCGGTCGGCGTGGACTACCTGCCCGGCCGCTACCGCCTGACGGTAGGCGCGCGCAGCGTGCAGGCGCGCGGCGAACTCAATCCGCGCGGCCTGCTGCGCGTCGAACTGGACGGCCTGCGCATGGACGCCACGGTGATCGTCGGCGCCGAGAAGCGCTACGTCTTTCTGCAGGGGCGGGCCTGGCCGCTGACGCGCGTCGATCCGCTGCTGCACACCGGCGAGGGCGCGGGGGCCGAGGGCGGGCTGCTGGCGCCGATGCCGGGCAAGGTCATCGCGCTGGTCGCGGCCGAAGGCGCCGCGGTGGAGAAGGGCGCGCCGCTGCTGATCCTGGAGGCGATGAAGATGGAGCACACCATCACCGCCCCGGCCGCCGGCACGGTGAAGTCCTTCCGCTTCGGCGTCGGCGACCAGGTGGGCGACGGCGCCGAACTGGTGGAATTCGAGGCGAAAGCCTGA
- a CDS encoding enoyl-CoA hydratase/isomerase family protein has translation MSYETLEILRDGGVATVWMNRPDVHNAFNAQLIADLTAACRALDADDTVRVVVLAGRGKSFSAGADLNWMKAAGEASEAENFADAMKLAGMLRTLAGMGKPTIARVHGAALGGGMGLASACDICVVGDKAVFATSEVKFGIIPSAISPYVIRAIGERHAYRYFQTAERIGAVRAGQIGLAHEVVATEEIDAKVAEIVDALLQGGPKAQAAAKDLIRAVANRPLGDAVVEDTARRIAALRATPEAREGLDAFLSKRLAAWVPRG, from the coding sequence ATGAGCTACGAGACCCTGGAAATCCTGCGCGACGGCGGCGTGGCGACGGTGTGGATGAACCGGCCGGACGTGCACAATGCCTTCAACGCGCAACTGATCGCCGACCTCACCGCCGCCTGCCGTGCGCTCGACGCCGACGACACGGTGCGCGTCGTGGTGCTGGCCGGGCGCGGCAAGAGCTTTTCCGCCGGCGCCGACCTCAACTGGATGAAGGCCGCCGGCGAGGCGAGCGAGGCCGAGAACTTCGCCGACGCGATGAAGCTCGCCGGCATGCTGCGCACCCTGGCCGGGATGGGCAAGCCCACCATTGCGCGCGTGCACGGCGCGGCGCTGGGCGGCGGCATGGGACTGGCGAGCGCCTGCGACATCTGCGTGGTGGGCGACAAGGCGGTGTTCGCGACCTCGGAAGTGAAGTTCGGCATCATCCCGTCGGCGATCAGCCCCTATGTGATCCGCGCCATCGGCGAACGCCACGCCTATCGCTACTTCCAGACCGCCGAACGCATCGGCGCGGTACGCGCCGGCCAGATCGGCCTCGCGCACGAGGTGGTGGCGACCGAGGAGATCGACGCCAAGGTGGCGGAAATCGTAGACGCGCTGCTGCAGGGCGGCCCGAAGGCGCAGGCCGCGGCCAAGGACCTCATCCGCGCGGTGGCGAACCGGCCGCTGGGCGACGCGGTGGTGGAAGACACCGCACGCCGCATCGCCGCCCTGCGCGCCACGCCGGAGGCCAGGGAAGGGCTGGACGCGTTCTTGTCGAAGCGGTTGGCGGCATGGGTGCCGAGGGGCTGA
- a CDS encoding DUF2783 domain-containing protein: MALNTQPNFAEPGKRYFRAFSPGDDFYELLIDTHRDLSDEQSAMVNARLILLLANHVGDIAVLHEALQIAREGA, encoded by the coding sequence ATGGCCTTGAACACCCAGCCCAATTTCGCCGAACCCGGCAAGCGTTACTTCCGCGCCTTCAGCCCCGGCGACGACTTCTACGAACTGCTGATCGACACCCACCGCGACCTCAGCGACGAGCAGAGCGCGATGGTCAACGCCCGCCTGATCCTGCTGCTCGCCAACCACGTCGGCGACATCGCCGTGCTGCACGAAGCGCTGCAGATCGCCCGCGAAGGCGCCTGA
- a CDS encoding fumarylacetoacetate hydrolase family protein: MKLATLKQGGRDGTLVVVSRDLGRCCPVPHIAPTLQAALDDWDELAPSLRAMYERLNAGEVEDAQPFSAAACQAPLPRAYQWLDGSAYMNHVELVRKARGADLPPSMYTDPIIYQGGSDSFIGPCDDIVAAEEWGIDFEAEVAAIIGDVPMGATAAEAAGAIRLLMLVNDVSLRNLIPAELAKGFGFVQSKPASAFSPVAVTPDELGAAWHDTRMHLPLRVALNGQPFGMPNAGVDATFDFGMLAAHVAKTRELEAGTIVGTGTVSNKQGGLWGSSIANGGVGYCCIVELRTYETLEQGKPSTGYMRAGDTVRIEVLDGDGRSVFGAIEQKVVVPALAPQSGGAHG, from the coding sequence ATGAAACTGGCAACACTGAAACAAGGCGGGCGTGACGGCACACTCGTCGTCGTCAGCCGCGATCTCGGCCGCTGCTGCCCGGTGCCGCACATCGCGCCGACGCTGCAGGCGGCGCTGGACGACTGGGACGAACTCGCCCCGAGCCTGCGGGCCATGTACGAGCGGCTGAACGCCGGCGAAGTCGAGGATGCGCAGCCGTTCTCGGCCGCGGCATGCCAGGCGCCGCTGCCGCGCGCCTACCAGTGGCTGGACGGCTCGGCCTACATGAACCATGTGGAACTCGTGCGCAAGGCGCGTGGCGCCGACCTGCCGCCGTCCATGTACACCGACCCCATCATCTACCAGGGCGGTTCGGACAGCTTCATCGGGCCGTGCGACGACATCGTCGCCGCCGAGGAGTGGGGCATCGATTTCGAGGCCGAAGTGGCCGCGATCATCGGCGACGTACCCATGGGCGCCACCGCGGCGGAGGCGGCCGGCGCCATCCGCCTGCTGATGCTGGTCAACGACGTCTCGCTGCGCAACCTGATCCCGGCCGAACTGGCCAAGGGGTTCGGCTTCGTCCAGAGCAAACCCGCGTCGGCCTTCAGCCCGGTCGCGGTGACACCAGACGAACTCGGCGCGGCCTGGCATGACACCCGGATGCACCTGCCGCTGCGGGTGGCGCTCAACGGCCAGCCCTTCGGCATGCCGAACGCCGGCGTGGATGCCACCTTCGATTTCGGCATGCTCGCTGCCCACGTCGCGAAGACGCGCGAACTGGAAGCCGGGACCATCGTCGGCACCGGCACCGTGTCGAACAAGCAGGGCGGCTTGTGGGGGTCGTCGATCGCCAATGGCGGCGTCGGCTACTGCTGCATCGTCGAATTGCGCACCTACGAGACGCTGGAGCAGGGCAAGCCGAGCACCGGCTACATGCGGGCGGGCGACACCGTGCGCATCGAGGTGCTCGATGGCGACGGTCGGAGCGTGTTCGGCGCGATCGAGCAGAAGGTCGTAGTCCCGGCCCTGGCACCCCAATCCGGAGGCGCTCATGGCTGA
- a CDS encoding TRAP transporter small permease: protein MAESLEHPLIVASGPFGRTVEAACASLAMLGGAIFLIEAIMSVVSVVGRALFNLPVPGDYELVQMMSAMGIAMCLPYCQLRKGHVFVDFFTLWAPAALKRLLDSLAALLLAASAFFLAWRVWDGMLEMREYGETSMVIALPIWWGYVPVVPSFVLLGVAALQTFVCEVTGEGEA, encoded by the coding sequence ATGGCTGAGTCCCTGGAACACCCTCTCATCGTGGCTTCCGGTCCGTTCGGCAGGACCGTGGAAGCAGCCTGCGCCAGCCTGGCGATGCTCGGCGGCGCGATCTTTCTCATCGAAGCCATCATGTCGGTGGTGAGTGTGGTCGGGCGTGCGCTCTTCAACTTGCCCGTGCCGGGTGACTACGAACTGGTGCAGATGATGTCGGCGATGGGCATCGCCATGTGCCTGCCCTACTGCCAGCTCAGAAAAGGCCACGTGTTCGTCGATTTCTTCACCCTGTGGGCGCCGGCAGCGCTGAAACGCTTGCTCGATTCGCTCGCCGCGCTGCTGCTGGCCGCGTCGGCCTTCTTCCTCGCCTGGCGGGTGTGGGATGGCATGCTCGAAATGCGTGAATACGGCGAAACCTCGATGGTGATCGCGCTGCCGATCTGGTGGGGCTATGTGCCAGTGGTGCCGTCCTTCGTGCTGTTGGGCGTTGCGGCGCTGCAGACCTTCGTGTGCGAAGTGACAGGGGAGGGCGAAGCATGA
- a CDS encoding carboxyl transferase domain-containing protein, with product MSTIKSSINTRSADFQANAASLRSLVEDLRARAAEVALGGGEAARAKHSARGKLLPRDRVDHLLDPGTPFLEIGQLAAHGMYDDEAPSAGVVTGIGRVQGVECMIVANDATVKGGTYYPMTVKKHLRAQEIAEQNNLPCVYLVDSGGAFLPRQDEVFPDRDHFGRIFFNQANMSAKGIPQIAVVMGSCTAGGAYVPAMSDETVIVKNQGTIFLGGPPLVKAATGEVVSAEDLGGGDVHTRLSGVADHLAENDTHALSIARRIVANLNRVKPVGVALGAGEEPVYDPEEIYGIVPTDTRKPYDVREIIARVVDGSRFDEFKARYGTTLVTGFAQLHGYPVGIVANNGILFGESAQKGAHFIELCGQRGIPLLFLQNITGFMVGRKYENGGIAKDGAKMVTAVATVQVPKITTLIGGSFGAGNYGMCGRAYSPRFLWMWPNARISVMGGEQAASVLATVRRDGIEARGGAWSKDEEEAFKAPIRDQYEAQGHPYYATARLWDDGVVDPAQTRRVLGLSLSAALNAPIPQTRFGVFRM from the coding sequence ATGAGCACCATCAAGTCCAGCATCAACACCCGCTCGGCGGACTTCCAGGCGAACGCCGCCAGCCTGCGCAGCCTGGTCGAGGATCTGCGCGCCAGGGCGGCCGAGGTGGCGCTCGGCGGCGGCGAGGCGGCGCGGGCCAAGCACTCTGCGCGCGGCAAGCTGCTGCCGCGCGACCGCGTCGATCATCTGCTCGATCCGGGCACGCCTTTCCTCGAGATCGGGCAACTCGCCGCGCACGGCATGTACGACGACGAGGCACCGTCGGCGGGCGTCGTCACCGGCATCGGCCGCGTGCAGGGCGTGGAGTGCATGATCGTGGCCAACGATGCCACGGTGAAGGGCGGCACCTACTACCCGATGACGGTCAAGAAGCACCTGCGCGCGCAGGAGATCGCCGAGCAGAACAACCTGCCTTGCGTCTATCTGGTGGATTCCGGCGGCGCCTTCCTGCCGCGGCAGGACGAGGTGTTCCCGGACCGTGACCACTTCGGCCGCATCTTCTTCAACCAGGCCAACATGTCGGCCAAGGGCATTCCGCAGATCGCGGTGGTGATGGGCTCGTGCACCGCCGGCGGCGCCTATGTGCCGGCGATGTCGGACGAGACGGTGATCGTCAAGAACCAGGGCACCATCTTCCTCGGCGGCCCGCCGCTGGTGAAGGCGGCCACCGGCGAGGTGGTGAGCGCCGAAGACCTCGGCGGCGGCGACGTGCATACGCGGCTGTCCGGCGTGGCCGACCATCTCGCCGAGAACGACACGCACGCGCTGTCGATCGCGCGGCGCATCGTCGCCAACCTCAACCGCGTGAAGCCGGTCGGCGTCGCCCTCGGTGCGGGCGAGGAGCCGGTCTACGATCCCGAAGAGATCTACGGCATCGTCCCCACCGACACCCGCAAGCCCTACGACGTGCGCGAGATCATCGCGCGCGTGGTCGACGGCTCGCGCTTCGACGAATTCAAGGCGCGCTACGGCACCACGCTGGTCACCGGCTTCGCCCAGCTCCACGGTTACCCGGTGGGCATCGTCGCCAACAACGGCATCCTGTTCGGCGAGTCGGCGCAGAAGGGCGCGCATTTCATCGAACTGTGCGGCCAGCGCGGCATTCCGCTGCTCTTCCTGCAGAACATCACCGGCTTCATGGTCGGCCGCAAGTACGAGAACGGCGGCATCGCCAAGGACGGCGCCAAGATGGTGACCGCGGTCGCCACCGTGCAGGTGCCCAAGATCACCACGCTGATCGGCGGCTCCTTCGGCGCCGGCAACTACGGCATGTGCGGCCGTGCCTACAGTCCCCGCTTCCTGTGGATGTGGCCCAATGCGCGCATCAGCGTGATGGGCGGCGAACAGGCGGCGAGCGTGCTCGCCACCGTGCGCCGCGACGGCATCGAGGCCAGGGGCGGCGCCTGGAGCAAGGACGAGGAAGAAGCCTTCAAGGCGCCGATCCGCGACCAGTACGAGGCGCAGGGCCACCCCTACTACGCCACCGCGCGGCTGTGGGACGACGGCGTGGTCGATCCGGCGCAGACGCGCCGCGTGCTCGGCCTGTCGCTGTCGGCGGCGCTCAACGCACCCATCCCGCAGACCCGCTTCGGCGTGTTCCGCATGTGA
- a CDS encoding TRAP transporter large permease produces the protein MSGTTIGLTMGVVMMGMLALRVQIGIAMFLAGAIGYVWASGWDPLLAYLKNAPYGRFSLYDLSVVPLFLLMGQFATHGGLSRALFRAGNAFIGHWKGGMAMAGVGACAGFGAICGSSLATAATMSHVVMPELKRHQYKPGLAGGALAAGGTLGILIPPSVPLVIYAILAEQNIAKLFVAAFVPGVLAALGYMVVIAIVTRLDPAAGGPGSPRHTWAERLSTVIDTWPVMLIFAVVIGGIYGGLFTPTEAAAVGVVATGVTAWKSGGLKGEGLMDCIYGTATGTGMMFLILLGADMLNAFMAVSQMPVEAAKWVDGMGLGPFTVLIAIIVVYLLLGCVMDSLSMILLTIPIFLPIVLGMDYWGLSTEDKAIWFGIIALVVMEVGLITPPVGMNVYIISSMNKDIPMSTIFRGVVPFLVSDLLRIVVLVLFPSISLFVLRWIG, from the coding sequence ATGAGCGGCACGACGATTGGCCTGACCATGGGCGTGGTGATGATGGGCATGCTGGCGCTGCGGGTGCAGATCGGCATCGCCATGTTCCTCGCCGGCGCCATCGGCTACGTGTGGGCATCGGGCTGGGACCCCCTGCTCGCCTACCTCAAGAACGCGCCCTACGGCCGCTTCTCGCTGTACGACCTGTCGGTCGTCCCGCTCTTCCTCCTGATGGGCCAGTTCGCCACTCACGGCGGCCTGTCGCGCGCACTGTTCCGTGCCGGCAACGCCTTCATCGGCCACTGGAAGGGCGGCATGGCGATGGCGGGCGTGGGCGCCTGCGCCGGCTTCGGCGCGATCTGCGGTTCGTCGCTGGCGACCGCGGCGACGATGTCGCACGTGGTGATGCCGGAACTGAAACGCCATCAGTACAAGCCGGGCCTGGCCGGCGGCGCGCTGGCCGCGGGCGGTACGCTCGGCATCCTGATTCCGCCCTCGGTGCCGCTGGTGATCTACGCCATCCTGGCCGAGCAGAACATCGCCAAGCTCTTCGTCGCGGCCTTCGTGCCCGGCGTGCTGGCGGCGCTGGGCTACATGGTGGTGATCGCCATCGTCACCCGGCTCGACCCGGCAGCGGGCGGCCCCGGCAGCCCCAGGCACACTTGGGCCGAGCGCCTCTCAACGGTGATCGACACCTGGCCGGTGATGCTGATCTTCGCGGTGGTGATCGGCGGCATCTACGGCGGGCTGTTCACCCCGACCGAGGCCGCGGCGGTGGGCGTGGTCGCGACTGGCGTCACCGCCTGGAAGTCGGGCGGGTTGAAGGGCGAAGGGCTCATGGATTGCATCTACGGCACCGCGACCGGTACCGGCATGATGTTCCTGATCCTGCTCGGCGCCGACATGCTCAACGCTTTCATGGCCGTGAGCCAGATGCCGGTCGAAGCGGCGAAATGGGTGGATGGCATGGGCTTGGGTCCCTTCACGGTGCTGATCGCCATCATCGTCGTCTACCTGCTGCTCGGCTGCGTGATGGACAGCCTGTCGATGATTCTGCTGACCATTCCCATCTTCCTGCCCATCGTGCTGGGCATGGACTACTGGGGCCTGAGCACGGAGGACAAAGCGATCTGGTTCGGCATAATCGCGCTGGTGGTGATGGAGGTCGGCCTGATCACACCGCCGGTGGGGATGAATGTCTACATCATCAGCTCGATGAACAAGGACATCCCCATGTCCACCATCTTCCGCGGCGTGGTGCCGTTCCTGGTTTCGGACCTGCTGCGTATTGTCGTTCTGGTGCTGTTCCCGAGTATTTCGCTGTTCGTGCTGCGCTGGATCGGTTAG
- a CDS encoding MmgE/PrpD family protein: MEPELKLAHFAHGLAYEAVPEEALAVVRRMLLTVLGTAVAGAAEEGCEAVRAFVRSQHGTGPATVFVYGDRVSASGAALVNGVMCRALDYCDAMAPGLHIGSSLIPAALAAAELKGGCSGRDFLAALVVGAETAARMNLTEAAYDGADPTGVAAVFGAAAAAARLLGLGPQQTLHALALAFNRAAGSFQSNVDGSLAVRLIQGWVAESGVVCAQLAQLGITGPRHFLSGVYGYAHLFAKGQRRPEAFVEGLGERYLLMNTMFKKYPSCGLTQGVTELALRVKRELGVAPEDIRRVRIGLPPYAYKLVGHPFEIGDNPRVNAQFSAHYCVANAFVRGHPQLAHFTESSIREPAVCALAERVEVVADEAMGERHHTAVDLHVETADGRCHDATLEIAPGFPGNALADEAHLARFRDCMDYAAIPLSARQAERLIERVAALHALDDVRVLLGDMVSEGTAAANP, encoded by the coding sequence GTGGAACCTGAACTGAAACTGGCGCATTTCGCCCATGGGCTCGCCTATGAGGCGGTGCCGGAAGAAGCGCTTGCCGTCGTGCGGCGCATGCTGTTGACCGTGCTCGGCACCGCGGTCGCAGGCGCGGCGGAGGAGGGCTGCGAGGCCGTGCGGGCCTTCGTGCGCTCACAACACGGCACGGGGCCGGCCACGGTGTTCGTCTATGGCGACCGGGTTTCGGCCAGCGGCGCGGCGCTGGTCAATGGCGTCATGTGCCGGGCGCTGGACTACTGCGATGCGATGGCGCCGGGCCTGCACATCGGTTCGTCGCTGATTCCGGCCGCGCTCGCCGCGGCGGAACTCAAGGGCGGGTGTTCCGGGCGGGATTTCCTTGCCGCGCTCGTCGTGGGCGCCGAGACCGCCGCGCGCATGAACCTCACCGAGGCGGCCTACGATGGTGCCGATCCCACCGGCGTGGCCGCCGTCTTCGGTGCCGCCGCCGCGGCCGCGCGCCTGCTCGGCCTGGGCCCGCAGCAGACGCTGCACGCATTGGCGCTGGCCTTCAACCGGGCCGCCGGCAGCTTCCAGAGCAACGTCGACGGTTCGCTCGCCGTCCGCCTGATCCAAGGCTGGGTTGCCGAGTCGGGTGTGGTCTGCGCGCAGCTTGCCCAACTCGGCATCACCGGCCCCCGGCATTTCCTGTCGGGCGTGTACGGCTACGCCCATCTGTTCGCCAAGGGACAGCGGCGGCCGGAGGCGTTCGTCGAGGGCTTGGGGGAGCGCTACCTGCTGATGAACACGATGTTCAAGAAATACCCGAGCTGCGGCCTGACCCAGGGCGTAACCGAACTGGCCTTGCGGGTGAAGCGCGAGTTGGGCGTGGCGCCGGAGGACATCCGTCGGGTGCGGATCGGGTTGCCGCCGTATGCCTACAAGCTGGTCGGGCACCCGTTCGAGATCGGCGACAACCCGCGCGTGAATGCGCAGTTCAGCGCGCACTACTGCGTTGCGAATGCCTTCGTCCGCGGCCATCCGCAACTGGCGCACTTCACCGAATCCAGTATCCGCGAGCCGGCGGTGTGCGCGCTCGCGGAGCGTGTCGAGGTGGTGGCGGACGAGGCCATGGGCGAACGCCACCACACCGCGGTGGACCTGCACGTCGAAACCGCCGATGGCCGCTGCCACGACGCCACGCTCGAGATCGCACCGGGTTTTCCGGGCAATGCGCTGGCGGACGAGGCGCACCTGGCGCGCTTCCGGGACTGCATGGACTACGCCGCGATCCCGCTCTCCGCCCGCCAGGCGGAGCGGCTGATCGAGCGGGTGGCGGCCCTGCATGCGCTGGACGACGTGCGCGTCCTGCTGGGGGACATGGTGAGTGAAGGCACCGCCGCCGCCAATCCATAA